The following coding sequences lie in one Benincasa hispida cultivar B227 chromosome 6, ASM972705v1, whole genome shotgun sequence genomic window:
- the LOC120079122 gene encoding uncharacterized protein LOC120079122 — protein sequence MDNILQKESXITYYRKNLRKETASSVASSALVHESNPTSDGKTTVNDDSDTALKNVSDTRNNGEKVVISEHETQAEETSDHSGNSDSMKEYDASLDLPIALRKDTGVIPSNIQQAMGTEVWKAAAMEEMRALEKNGTWDQRSPLHQLDVKNAFLNGELKEKVYMNPLPGFEDQFKQRVCWLRKLLYGLKRSSRAWFDRFATFVKGQGYIQRHSDHTLFTKMSTSGKVAVLIVYVDDIVLSSDNDDEIIKLKARMTKGFEIKDLGKLRYFLGMKVARSRDGILVS from the exons ATGGATAACATACTACAGAAAGAATCTNGGATAACATACTACAGaaagaatctcaggaaggaaacaGCGTCATCTGTTGCATCTTCGGCTCTGGTCCATGAGTCAAACCCGACATCAG ATGGGAAGACGACAGTGAATGACGATTCAGACACAGCTCTAAAAAATGTGAGTGATACTAGAAATAATGGTGAAAAGGTGGTGATTTCTGAACATGAAACCCAGGCAGAGGAGACTAGTGATCACAGTGGAAATTCTGACAGTATGAAGGAGTATGAtgcttctcttgatcttccaatAGCCCTAAGGAAAG ATACAGGGGTGATACCGAGTAACATACAGCAAGCAATGGGAACTGAAGTTTGGAAGGCTGCTGCTATGGAGGAGATGAGGGCTCTGGAGAAAAATGGAACATGGGACCAG AGATCGCCTCTGCATCAGTTGGATGTAAAGAATGCCTTTCTCAATGGAGAACTTAAGGAGAAAGTCTACATGAATCCTCTTCCCGGGTTTGAAGATCAGTTCAAACAGCGAGTTTGCTGGCTGAGAAAATTGCTATACGGGTTGAAACGGTCTTCGAGAGCCTGGTTTGACAGATTTGCCACCTTTGTCAAAGGACAAGGGTATATCCAAAGGCACTCAGATCACACACTGTTTACAAAGATGTCAACTTCAGGGAAGGTTGCAGTTCTCATTGTGTACGTTGACGATATTGTGCTCTCCAGTGATAATGATGATGAAATTATAAAACTCAAAGCAAGGATGACCAAaggatttgaaattaaagaccttggGAAGTTAAGATACTTTCTCGGAATGAAAGTAGCTCGGTCAAGGGATGGAATCTTAGTGTCCTAA